A window of Bradyrhizobium sp. AZCC 1610 contains these coding sequences:
- a CDS encoding NAD(P)/FAD-dependent oxidoreductase, with product MTAGPVVIIGAGHAGFQLAMSLRQHGFSERIALLNDEGHLPYQRPPLSKAYLKGTGGPDSLMFRPEKFYHDQNIDLIAGRAVSIDRAARKVLLASGASLDYGHLVLATGARNRLLDIPNANLDSVRYLRTLDESQSLRDYIAPGQRVIVIGAGFIGLEFAATARAKGLEVDVIELAPRVMARAVTAEISEYFQSRHAAAGIRIHLGVQVTSIESDGSKVTGVSLSDGRHIKTDLIVVGVGVLPNVELAAEAGLPVAAGIVVDEHLLTADPNISAIGDCTLYASPRFGGSLRLESVQNATDHARCVAARLTGDAKPYDGLPWFWSDQGPDKLQMVGLTTGYDRVAVRGDRAQGAFSAFCYRDGQLVGIESVNRAGDHMFGRRLLAAHGSITPEQAADAGFDLKGALT from the coding sequence GTATCGCGCTGTTGAACGATGAAGGCCATCTGCCGTACCAGCGGCCGCCGCTATCCAAGGCCTATCTGAAAGGGACCGGCGGACCCGACAGCCTGATGTTCCGCCCGGAAAAATTCTATCATGACCAGAACATCGATCTGATCGCAGGTCGCGCGGTATCGATCGACCGCGCCGCGCGCAAGGTGTTGCTCGCCTCCGGCGCTTCACTCGATTACGGTCATCTGGTGCTGGCGACCGGCGCGCGCAATCGCCTGCTCGACATTCCCAACGCCAATCTTGACAGCGTGCGCTACTTGCGGACGCTCGACGAAAGCCAGTCGTTGCGCGACTACATCGCTCCGGGTCAGCGCGTCATCGTGATCGGCGCCGGATTTATCGGCCTGGAATTCGCTGCGACCGCCCGGGCCAAGGGCCTCGAAGTCGACGTCATCGAGCTCGCGCCGCGGGTGATGGCGCGCGCGGTGACTGCGGAAATCTCGGAATACTTTCAATCGCGGCACGCCGCGGCCGGCATCCGGATTCATCTCGGCGTGCAGGTCACGAGCATCGAGAGCGACGGCAGCAAGGTTACCGGGGTGAGCCTCAGCGACGGGCGGCATATCAAAACCGACCTGATCGTAGTCGGCGTCGGCGTCCTGCCCAACGTCGAACTGGCGGCGGAGGCCGGCTTGCCGGTGGCGGCCGGAATCGTTGTCGACGAGCATCTCCTCACGGCCGATCCGAATATTTCGGCGATTGGCGATTGCACGCTGTATGCGAGCCCACGGTTCGGCGGCTCGTTGCGGCTGGAGTCGGTGCAGAACGCCACCGACCACGCGCGTTGCGTCGCGGCCCGGCTGACTGGCGATGCCAAGCCGTACGACGGCTTGCCGTGGTTCTGGAGCGATCAGGGCCCCGACAAGCTGCAGATGGTGGGACTGACCACCGGCTACGACCGCGTTGCGGTGCGCGGCGATCGTGCCCAGGGGGCGTTCTCCGCGTTCTGCTACAGGGATGGGCAGCTCGTCGGCATCGAGTCGGTCAATCGCGCCGGCGATCACATGTTCGGACGGCGCCTGCTTGCCGCCCACGGCTCGATCACGCCCGAGCAGGCGGCAGATGCCGGCTTCGACCTGAAGGGTGCCCTGACTTAA
- the rbsK gene encoding ribokinase, with the protein MGRVFVAGSINMDVVTTADRHPKVGETVAGKAVHYFPGGKGANQAVAAAKLGAPSTLIGRLGMDAFGQQLRQFLAAQGVDLALVKDTADIHTGTAVITIADADNTIVVVPGANALVSAEDVAAPLLAKGDVAVSQFEIPQPTIAAFFKRARAAGATTILNPAPAMACSPQLLELVDIMILNETELGLLAQAELHDTDEPARFIEAARRLPTASNKIICVTLGKRGVLALVGGESSLIAGRAVKAVDTTGAGDCFVGALAAQLADGKPIRDALDYANAAASICVQRMGAAPSMPTAAEVAAVLRS; encoded by the coding sequence ATGGGGCGCGTGTTCGTTGCCGGCAGCATCAACATGGATGTGGTGACGACGGCCGACCGGCATCCGAAGGTCGGCGAGACCGTCGCCGGCAAAGCCGTGCATTATTTTCCAGGCGGCAAGGGCGCCAACCAGGCCGTGGCCGCCGCAAAACTCGGGGCGCCGTCGACGCTGATCGGCCGACTGGGCATGGACGCGTTCGGCCAGCAATTGCGGCAGTTTCTCGCCGCGCAAGGCGTCGACCTCGCTCTGGTCAAGGACACCGCGGATATCCATACCGGGACGGCCGTGATCACCATTGCCGACGCCGACAACACCATTGTCGTCGTGCCCGGCGCCAATGCGCTGGTCAGTGCCGAGGATGTCGCCGCGCCCCTCCTTGCCAAAGGTGACGTCGCCGTCAGCCAGTTCGAAATTCCGCAGCCCACGATCGCCGCCTTCTTCAAACGGGCGCGTGCGGCCGGGGCGACCACGATTCTCAATCCCGCGCCGGCGATGGCCTGCAGCCCGCAATTGCTCGAACTCGTTGACATCATGATCCTCAACGAGACCGAGCTTGGGCTTCTCGCACAGGCCGAACTTCATGATACCGACGAGCCCGCCCGTTTCATTGAAGCAGCGCGACGCCTGCCAACCGCTTCAAACAAGATCATCTGCGTTACGCTGGGCAAGCGCGGCGTGCTAGCGCTTGTGGGCGGTGAGTCCTCGTTGATTGCGGGGCGCGCTGTGAAGGCGGTGGACACCACCGGCGCCGGCGATTGCTTTGTCGGCGCCCTCGCCGCGCAGCTTGCCGATGGAAAGCCGATCCGCGACGCGCTTGATTACGCCAATGCCGCCGCATCGATCTGCGTGCAGCGGATGGGCGCCGCACCGTCGATGCCGACAGCGGCCGAAGTGGCGGCGGTTTTGCGTTCGTAG